In one window of Fulvia fulva chromosome 5, complete sequence DNA:
- a CDS encoding L-lysine 2,3-aminomutase: MCLVLAQRSMSVFSPTNLPGQNIIQTRNTINKPGALLDFMSQILPSDIPPQRPTSGIDEYPDIHTPEDLLAKVEEGIKIAPMPVRLSPHILSTINWQDPLNDPVRRQFIPMKSTINVTHPAASLDPVAEVNSSPVEGLIHRYPTKALFMTTSVCPVYCRFCFRSYTVGTETETVKKLRFLPLLKRWKPRLEYIANTPHLRDIVLSGGDTYLLEPEQVEWLGKELLKIPHIRILRFATKGVGVSPSRLVDPDDAWTKVIIDLAQEARKMSKHVCVHTHINSTQEITWVTRRGAKRLYEEGVTVRNQSVLLNGVNNTVPAMMNLIHALSDMHIEPYYVYQSDMIPGAEDLRTPIRESHHIESEIRNQNAGFLMPRFVYDVPASGKRPTLFAHYADEGLGLSKFRLPEAHGGSAEYWDPLWSLTEEKRVVIGERFGVGVQGVRVGA, encoded by the exons atgtgtcttgtTTTGGCGCAGAGATCGATGAGCGTTTTTTCTCCTACTAACCTTCCAGGCCAAAATATAATACAGACGAGAAATACAATCAACAAACCAGGCGCCCTCTTGGATTTCATGAGCCAGATTCTGCCCTCTGACATCCCGCCTCAGCGCCCAACCTCTGGCATCGATGAGTACCCAGACATCCATACACCTGAGGATCTGCTTGCCAAGGTGGAGGAAGGCATCAAGATTGCTCCGATGCCCGTTCGACTGTCGCCGCATATCCTCAGTACCATCAATTGGCAAGATCCTCTGAACGACCCTGTTCGACGACAATTCATTCCTATGAAATCTACGATCAATGTCACCCACCCAGCCGCCTCCCTTGATCCTGTGGCCGAAGTCAACAGCTCGCCTGTGGAGGGTTTAATCCATCGGTATCCCACGAAAGCTTTGTTTATGA CAACCTCCGTCTGCCCAGTCTACTGTCGATTCTGCTTCAGATCGTACACCGTCGGAACCGAGACTGAGACAGTCAAGAAGCTACGCTTCCTACCACTGTTGAAACGCTGGAAGCCGCGCCTGGAGTACATTGCCAACACGCCTCACCTTCGAGACATCGTCCTCTCCGGTGGCGATACCTACCTCCTCGAGCCCGAACAAGTCGAATGGCTCGGAAAGGAACTCCTCAAGATCCCCCATATCAGAATCTTGCGATTCGCAACCAAGGGCGTTGGCGTTTCTCCTTCCAGACTCGTCGATCCAGACGATGCTTGGACGAAAGTCATCATTGACCTCGCGCAAGAGGCCAGGAAGATGAGTAAGCATGTCTGTGTGCATACACACATTAACAGCACACAGGAGATTACCTGGGTTACTAGAAGAGGCGCGAAGCGACTCTACGAAGAAGGCGTGACGGTACGCAACCAGTCTGTCCTGCTGAACGGTGTTAATAACACTGTCCCTGCCATGATGAACCTGATCCACGCTCTGTCGGATATGCACATCGAGCCA TACTACGTCTACCAATCCGACATGATCCCCGGTGCCGAAGACCTCCGCACTCCGATTCGAGAGAGCCATCACATCGAGAGCGAGATTCGGAACCAGAATGCAGGTTTTTTGATGCCGAGATTTGTGTATGATGTCCCTGCGAGCGGGAAACGACCGACGTTGTTTGCGCATTATGCGGATGAGGGGCTTGGCCTTTCGAAGTTTAGATTGCCGGAGGCACATGGAGGATCTGCTGAGTATTGGGATCCGTTGTGGAGCTTGACAGAGGAAAAGAGGGTAGTGATTGGGGAGAGATTTGGGGTTGGGGTTCAAGGGGTGAGAGTGGGAGCGTGA